The sequence AGCGCGCGGCCGAGACGATCAAGGTCGAGGACGCCGAGAAGCTCGCCCAGCGCATGAGCGAGGGCAAGTTCGACCTCAACGACCTGCGCTCGCAGCTCGATCAGATGAAGCGGATGGGCGGCCTTTCCGGGCTCGCGGCGATGCTGCCCGGCGTCAAGCAGGTGAAGCAGGCGATGGCCGCCGGCGCCGCCGACGACAAGGTGCTGGTGCGGATGGAGGCGATCCTCTCGTCGATGACGCCGAAGGAGCGCGCCAAGCCCGAAATCCTCGCCGCCAAGCGCAAGATCCGCATCGCCAAGGGCTCCGGTACGACCGTGCAGGAGATCAACAAGGTCCTGAAGATGCATCAGGACATGGCGACGATGATGAAGAAGATGAAGAAGATGGGCGGCCTGGCGAAGCTGGGCGCCATGTTCGGCAAGGGCGGCGGCCTGGGCGATGCCGACGTCTCGTCGCTGCTCGGCGGCGCGGGCGGAGCGATGCCTGGTCTGCCGGGATTGCCCGGCGGCGGCGCGGGGCAGGGGCTGCCTCCGGGTTTCCAGAATTTTTTGAAGAAGCGTTGAACTGAACCTGTCGTCATCCCGGCCAAGCCGGGGGGCGGAAACTATAAACGAGAAGGAAGAAGAACATGGCCGTTTCCATCCGTCTGTCGCGCGGTGGCGCCAAGAAGCGCCCTTATTACCGTATCGTCGTGGCCGATGCCCGTTCGCCGCGCGACGGCTCGTTCATCGAGAAGATCGGCACCTACAATCCGCTGCTCGGCAAGGATGACGAGAAGCGCGTGATCCTCGACACCGAGCGCGCGAAGCATTGGCTGTCGAACGGTGCGCAGCCGACCGATCGCGTCGCCCGTTTCTTCGACGCGGCCGGCGTGAAGGAGCGTTCCACCCGCAGCAACCCCAAGAAGGGCGAGCCGGGCGAGAAGGCCAAGGAGCGCGCCGAGGAGCGTGCGGCGAAGGCCGCCGCAGCCGAAGCCGCTGCCAATCCCCCGGCCGAAGAAACCGCCGAGGCCTGAGCATAAAGACGGGTGGGCACTGGAGCATGAGGCGCGCGTTCATTCGGCCTAGAACCGAAGAGGAGCCGTTTCATGCCCAGCCCCACCCAGCCCGAGCCTGCCGAAGGAGCAAGCGGGGATGACCTTGCAGCCACCCCGAAGCCCGGCAGCGGCATCTCCGCCGAAGAACCGGCCGAAGGCAGCGAAGACGCCGCCCCCCGCCAGCCCGGCTCCCCCCAGGGCTGAGCCGAGCGGCGCCGCGCGCACCGTGACGCTTGCGGCGGTCGCGGGCGCGCACGGCATCGGGGGCGAGGTGAAGCTCAAGCTCTTCACTGACGACCTCTCCCGCTATCGCAGCTTCAACGACGGCGCGCTGACGGTCGTGTCGCTGCGCGGCGCGATCGCGCGCTTTGTCGAGGTGCGCGACCGCACCGCCGCGGAGGCGCTTCGCGGCACCGCGCTGACCGTCCCGCGCGATGCACTGCCGCCGCTGGATGAGGGCGAATATTATCATGCCGACCTGATCGGCCTGCCGTGCGTCTCAACCGACGGTGGCACGCTCGGCACGGTGGTGCTGATCGACAATTTCGGCGCGGGCGACGTGCTTGAGATCGAGCAGCCCGACGGCAAGCGCTTCATGGTGCCGATGCGCCCCGACGCCGTGCCCGAATGGAACGACGAACGACTGGTGGTGGACGCGGCCTTCGTCGGTTAGTATATACGTGGCGTATATACGGGAGCTGGCGATGGCCGAGGAATATCGCGCGAAAGTGTTCAAGTCGGGCAATTCGGTGGCGTTGCGCTTGCCGAAAGCGCTTGGCTTCGCCGAAGGAACCGAGATGCGGATTGTGCGCGAGGAGCAGGCCGGGTTTCGCATTGAGCCATTACAAACGCAGAAGCGTAAGATCGATCTTACGGGCATCGCCGGATCGCTCCCCGATCTTCAGCCCTCGGCTGCAGAGGCTCGCGTGTTCGACGACAAGCCGCGGGTCTGGGACGATCCCGATTGGACGGGCTGGAAGGCAATTCTCTAGGTGCGATACCTGCTCGATGCCAACGCATGCATCCTGCTTCTCGCTGGGCACGATAACGTCGTCGAGCATGCCCGTCAGTGCGATGAGGACGATCTTGCTATTTCCGCGATCGCTTTTGCCGAAGTTGCTCTCGGAAGTTGGAATGGGAAGGCGCCAGCGCTTGTTGTCCTCGACACGCTGAGCAGGCGTATTCCCGTGCTGCCGTTCGACGAGCTTGCAGCGAAACGCTACGCAATGCTCCCGTTTCGGCGCGGCAGCTATGACCGCCTCATTGCCGCGCATGCGCTGGCTCTAGGGTTGACCATCGTGACCAATAACGAAGCTGACTTCGCCGACATTCCCGGGCTGACGGTTGAAAACTGGACGCTGCCCCCTGCATGACACTCGACACCGTCCTGTTGCTGGTCGTCTCCATCTACCTCGCGCTGGTCGCCTATGGCGTCGCGGGAGCGGGGAGGCGGCTGGCCGGCCCGCCCAGATTGATCACGGATGGATTGCTGGTGCTGCTGCCGCCGGGGTTGCTCGCGGGCACGCTGGCGATGACCGAGGAAGGCCCGCTCGTGGCGCAATGGTGGCGGCTGTTCGCCGGGATGCCGGTTGCCGGCGCGATCGTGGCGGTGCTGGCCGATCGGATCGGAAGGGCTGCCGCACGATGAGCTTCGCCGCGACCGTGCTGACCCTCTATCCGGAGATGTTCCCCGGGCCGCTCGGGCTCAGCCTCGCCGGCCGCGCGATGGCGGACGGCAAATGGAGTCTCGACGCCGTCCAGATCCGCGACTTCGCGACCGACAAGCATCGCTCGGTCGATGACACGCCCGCGGGGGGCGGCGCGGGCATGGTGATGCGCGCCGACGTGCTCGCGGCGGCGATCGACGCCACCGCCCGGCCCGGCGTACCGCTGCTGGCGATGAGCCCGCGCGGGCGGCCGCTAACACAAGAGCGGGTACGCGAGCTTGCCGCCGGCCCGGGCGTGGCGATCCTGTGCGGTCGGTTCGAGGGCATCGACGAGCGTCTGTTCGAGGCGCGCGACGTCGAGCTGGTTTCGATCGGCGACTATATCCTCTCGGGCGGGGAAATCGGCGCGCTGGTGCTGCTCGATGCTTGCGTTCGGCTGCTTCCCGGCGTAATGGGCGCCGCTTCAAGTGGGGACGAAGAGAGCTTCGAAAGCGGCCTCCTCGAATATCCGCACTATACCCGACCGCAGATGTGGGAAGGGCGCACGATCCCCGAAGTGCTGCGATCGGGGGATCATGCGAAGATCAAGGCGTGGCGCCATGCCATGGCCGAGAGCGATACACGGTCACGGAGACCGGACCTTTGGGAACGCCACAATGGCGTTCGGGTCCAGCCTCCCTCTGACGCGCGGCACGAAGAGGAAGAGTGACATGAACCTCATCCAGCAGCTCGAAGCCGAGCAGATCGCGCAGCTGACCGCCAAGCGCGCGATTCCGGAATTCCGTCCCGGCGATACGCTGAAGGTCGGCGTGCGCGTGGTCGAAGGCGAGCGGACCCGCGTCCAGGCCTATGAGGGCGTGTGCATCGCGCGCTCGAACAAGGGCATGGGCTCGTCGTTCACCGTCCGCAAGATCTCGTTCGGCGAAGGCGTCGAGCGCGTTTTCCCGCTCTATTCGCCCAACATCGACGCGATCGAGGTCGTACGTCGCGGCGTCGTGCGTCGCGCCAAGCTGTATTATCTGCGTGGCCGCACCGGTAAGGCAGCCCGTATCGCCGAGCGTCGCGACCCGCGCACCACCGCGCAGGCCTAATCTTTCGCGCGCGGGCGCGGCGAAGGTTCCGCCGCGCCCGCCGCATCATTGTGCCCAGTGGCGCTTGTCCGCGCGGATCGGTGAATCCGCACGCAGGAACAGGATGTCGATCTGGTTCATCGCCCGATCGAGCGGTCTGCGGTGCAGCTCCAATATGTCGAAGGCGACGAAGCCGTTTTCGGCCATGAACCCCATCACCTGATGGGCGAGCGGCGCGCCCTCGTTGATCTCCAAGAACGCGATCTCGATCAGGATCGCCTTGACCCGCGCCATCGTCGCGGCGGCCCCGCGCAGCACCTCCAGCTCGTAACCCTGAACGTCGATCTTGATGAAGTCGGGATGCTCGAAGCCCGCCAGCAGGCTGTCGAGCGTGTGCGTCTGCAGCGTGCGCTGGTCGCGCGGCACCGGGCTATGCTCCTCGAACACCGACGAACCCGATTCCATCACGTGGAAGGTCACCTCGCTGCCGGTCGAGGCGCCGAGTAGAGCCTGCTTCAGTTCGCCGCCGACCGTCGTCGCGACCTGAGCGAGACGGGCCTTTTTGTCTTCGTTGGCCTCGATCATGACGATCCGGGCCTCGGGCCAGACGTCGTGCGCCATCAGCGACCATTCGCCTTGAAATGCACCGATGTCGACGATGCCGCGCGGCATCACCCCGCGGCCGCGCGCGAATTCGAGACCCCAGCGCATGTTGGGCGCAAAAGAATGATCGTGCGCCATGCGATCGAAATGTTCACGGTCGACCTGAAATCCCAGATTGACCACCGCTTTTCGAATGCGCGCCGGTAATTTGCGCGTTGCCGCAATCGCCGCCGACTTCAGTCCGCCGTTCATATACGCGTCTCCCCCCAGAACATCGCGGGGCCAATGTCGCATGCCAAGATGACATTGACGAGCGGCATTGCTGGAATCGCGGATCAACGTTCGCGCGTGATTCTCGCCGCCTCGCCGGCAATTGTGTTTCGTCCGGCGTTGTTCCACCCTGCCCCCGCGGAAGCAAGGAGCGGGCGATGGCGGATCGGGACGAAGCCATTCATCAGGTAAGGCTGGCGCCGATAGCAGGGCGCGCGCGGATCGATGTGCTCGACGTGCTGCGCGGGATCGCC is a genomic window of Sphingomonas nostoxanthinifaciens containing:
- the rpsP gene encoding 30S ribosomal protein S16, with translation MAVSIRLSRGGAKKRPYYRIVVADARSPRDGSFIEKIGTYNPLLGKDDEKRVILDTERAKHWLSNGAQPTDRVARFFDAAGVKERSTRSNPKKGEPGEKAKERAEERAAKAAAAEAAANPPAEETAEA
- the rimM gene encoding ribosome maturation factor RimM (Essential for efficient processing of 16S rRNA), which produces MTLQPPRSPAAASPPKNRPKAAKTPPPASPAPPRAEPSGAARTVTLAAVAGAHGIGGEVKLKLFTDDLSRYRSFNDGALTVVSLRGAIARFVEVRDRTAAEALRGTALTVPRDALPPLDEGEYYHADLIGLPCVSTDGGTLGTVVLIDNFGAGDVLEIEQPDGKRFMVPMRPDAVPEWNDERLVVDAAFVG
- a CDS encoding AbrB/MazE/SpoVT family DNA-binding domain-containing protein; protein product: MAEEYRAKVFKSGNSVALRLPKALGFAEGTEMRIVREEQAGFRIEPLQTQKRKIDLTGIAGSLPDLQPSAAEARVFDDKPRVWDDPDWTGWKAIL
- a CDS encoding type II toxin-antitoxin system VapC family toxin codes for the protein MRYLLDANACILLLAGHDNVVEHARQCDEDDLAISAIAFAEVALGSWNGKAPALVVLDTLSRRIPVLPFDELAAKRYAMLPFRRGSYDRLIAAHALALGLTIVTNNEADFADIPGLTVENWTLPPA
- the trmD gene encoding tRNA (guanosine(37)-N1)-methyltransferase TrmD codes for the protein MSFAATVLTLYPEMFPGPLGLSLAGRAMADGKWSLDAVQIRDFATDKHRSVDDTPAGGGAGMVMRADVLAAAIDATARPGVPLLAMSPRGRPLTQERVRELAAGPGVAILCGRFEGIDERLFEARDVELVSIGDYILSGGEIGALVLLDACVRLLPGVMGAASSGDEESFESGLLEYPHYTRPQMWEGRTIPEVLRSGDHAKIKAWRHAMAESDTRSRRPDLWERHNGVRVQPPSDARHEEEE
- the rplS gene encoding 50S ribosomal protein L19, translated to MNLIQQLEAEQIAQLTAKRAIPEFRPGDTLKVGVRVVEGERTRVQAYEGVCIARSNKGMGSSFTVRKISFGEGVERVFPLYSPNIDAIEVVRRGVVRRAKLYYLRGRTGKAARIAERRDPRTTAQA
- a CDS encoding FkbM family methyltransferase; its protein translation is MNGGLKSAAIAATRKLPARIRKAVVNLGFQVDREHFDRMAHDHSFAPNMRWGLEFARGRGVMPRGIVDIGAFQGEWSLMAHDVWPEARIVMIEANEDKKARLAQVATTVGGELKQALLGASTGSEVTFHVMESGSSVFEEHSPVPRDQRTLQTHTLDSLLAGFEHPDFIKIDVQGYELEVLRGAAATMARVKAILIEIAFLEINEGAPLAHQVMGFMAENGFVAFDILELHRRPLDRAMNQIDILFLRADSPIRADKRHWAQ